Proteins encoded together in one Polaribacter reichenbachii window:
- a CDS encoding RagB/SusD family nutrient uptake outer membrane protein produces the protein MKKILVLGILTILFSACSDFIDEDNRSNETAESFYTTASGFETLVNANYAQLKEIYGGDAYVFCAGTDLYAVGSGRGSEPDGLSQYTQLNSSSVDVDQLYTSCYRAINSANTALYYSDLTEKTINLNQLVGEIKYLRANAYFLLVQTYGGVGILKDFLDSPVLSFNRDSAEDVYKLIITDLEESLNAVTSGSYVGRVNKKAVQHLLAKVHLTRAYESFADANDFATAASYADEAIAGQSLTIPFDELWKPGNELNNETVFSVQYSTASASTDPENLGHKQANWYGPYLGGSENAGNAGWRSYTLLATDFALSLFTEEDERYKATFMTEAFMRYYDAFDVDDTSGLEVRHYYAPQWATPADITAYALEHPEAQIHEWGTYAAGVVSSDYQTIPAKKFDDPKAPFQDDSRVSTRDIILSRLGETYLIAAEAYLNTNKATGLARLNAVRNRAGLTTPLADYDIDIVLDERARELFGEYHRWFDLKRTGKLVERASMYNYLVDAANFNGANGELKILRPIPQSALDLNQNKDFPQNAAYQ, from the coding sequence ATGAAAAAAATATTAGTTTTAGGAATCTTAACAATACTTTTTAGTGCTTGTTCAGATTTTATTGACGAGGATAATAGATCAAATGAAACAGCAGAATCTTTCTATACAACTGCTTCTGGTTTTGAAACATTAGTTAACGCAAATTATGCGCAATTAAAGGAAATATATGGTGGAGATGCTTATGTGTTTTGTGCCGGAACAGATTTATATGCTGTAGGCTCTGGTAGAGGTTCAGAACCAGATGGTCTTTCTCAATATACACAATTAAATTCTTCTTCTGTAGATGTAGACCAACTGTATACTTCTTGTTATAGAGCAATTAATTCTGCTAATACTGCTTTGTATTATTCAGATTTAACAGAAAAAACAATTAATTTAAATCAATTGGTTGGAGAGATAAAGTATTTAAGAGCCAATGCATATTTTTTACTGGTACAAACTTATGGTGGCGTCGGTATTTTAAAAGATTTTTTAGATAGCCCAGTTTTATCATTTAATAGAGATTCGGCAGAAGATGTTTATAAATTAATAATTACAGATTTAGAAGAGTCTTTAAACGCTGTTACTAGCGGTTCTTATGTTGGTAGAGTTAATAAAAAAGCCGTACAACACTTGTTAGCTAAAGTACATTTAACAAGAGCATACGAAAGTTTTGCAGATGCTAATGATTTTGCAACTGCGGCGTCTTATGCAGATGAAGCTATTGCGGGTCAGTCTTTAACTATTCCTTTTGATGAGTTATGGAAGCCTGGAAACGAATTAAATAACGAAACTGTTTTTTCTGTACAATACAGTACAGCATCTGCTAGTACAGATCCAGAAAATTTAGGTCATAAACAAGCAAATTGGTACGGACCTTATTTAGGTGGTTCTGAAAATGCTGGTAATGCTGGTTGGAGAAGTTATACTTTATTGGCTACAGATTTTGCTTTGAGTTTATTTACTGAAGAAGATGAAAGATATAAGGCAACATTTATGACAGAAGCATTTATGAGATATTATGATGCATTTGATGTAGATGATACTAGTGGCTTAGAAGTAAGACATTATTATGCACCACAATGGGCAACTCCTGCAGATATTACTGCTTATGCTTTAGAACATCCTGAAGCACAAATACATGAATGGGGTACTTATGCAGCCGGTGTTGTAAGTAGCGACTACCAAACAATACCAGCAAAAAAATTCGACGATCCAAAAGCACCATTTCAAGATGATTCTAGAGTTAGTACTAGAGATATTATTTTATCTAGATTAGGTGAAACTTATTTAATAGCAGCAGAGGCTTATTTAAACACCAATAAAGCAACAGGTTTGGCTAGATTAAACGCAGTTAGAAATAGAGCAGGTTTAACCACACCTTTAGCAGATTATGATATAGATATTGTATTAGACGAAAGAGCTAGAGAGTTGTTTGGAGAATACCATAGATGGTTCGATTTAAAACGTACTGGGAAGTTGGTAGAACGTGCATCTATGTATAATTATTTAGTTGATGCAGCTAATTTTAACGGAGCAAATGGTGAACTTAAAATTTTAAGACCAATACCACAATCTGCTTTAGATTTAAATCAGAATAAAGACTTTCCACAGAATGCTGCTTATCAATAA
- a CDS encoding cupin domain-containing protein yields MKKVLVIKVLSLLFIGLLTLKSNKILEQEKEYTIENCVNTFNKDEVKPTKVGYQYWFADKDFLDGRTLKMSVVAPGKATHPPHKHKEDEFFYVLEGKAKFYLNGKEVVVGANTSLYCPSFSMHGISNTGDTDLKYLVIKKYQKK; encoded by the coding sequence ATGAAAAAAGTTCTAGTAATAAAAGTTTTGTCTTTGTTATTTATTGGTCTTTTAACATTAAAAAGCAATAAAATTTTAGAGCAAGAAAAAGAATATACAATAGAAAACTGTGTAAATACTTTTAATAAAGATGAAGTAAAACCAACAAAAGTAGGTTACCAATATTGGTTTGCAGATAAAGATTTTTTAGACGGGCGTACATTAAAAATGAGTGTTGTTGCACCAGGAAAAGCAACACATCCGCCACATAAACACAAAGAAGATGAATTTTTTTATGTTTTAGAAGGTAAGGCAAAATTTTACCTAAACGGAAAAGAGGTTGTTGTAGGAGCAAATACAAGCCTTTATTGTCCGTCTTTTAGCATGCACGGAATTAGTAATACAGGAGACACAGATTTAAAATATTTAGTAATTAAGAAGTACCAAAAAAAGTAA
- a CDS encoding glycoside hydrolase family 28 protein, translating to MKRETKIFSAFSIVIIFCLVVMASCKEKKEVQEPLSVWENMNKVINSISKPKFLDKTYNFLDFGGVPDGVTFNTAAFKQVIKTCTDNGGGKIVIPAGKYLTGAIHLENNVNLHLEEGAEILFSTNPKDYYPLVATSYEGVELMNYSPLIYVKNKKNVAITGKGVLNGQASNNNWWKWCGKDTYGYKKGDPMQRDSLNLPRLMDMGQNNVPLNDRIFGDGHYLRPNFIEFYECESVMLEGVKIINAPFWIIHPFKSKNIIVDGVTVESHGPNNDGCDPEYSKNVLIKNCIFNTGDDCIAIKAGRDAEGRRVGIKSENIVVQNCNMIDGHGGVVIGSEMSAGVKNVYVENCKMNSPNLDRAIRLKTNSRRGGVIDGVYVRDLEVGQVKEAVLKLNMHYATYVNQTGEFIPEIKNILLENIKVKNGGYYAILAKGYEQSKINNVTLKNVVIEKVDNAFSIEHLSNLKLIDTYINGSLMQSPKQPN from the coding sequence ATGAAAAGAGAAACCAAAATTTTTAGCGCATTTTCAATAGTAATAATTTTTTGTTTGGTAGTAATGGCTTCTTGTAAAGAAAAAAAAGAAGTTCAAGAACCTTTAAGCGTTTGGGAGAATATGAATAAAGTAATTAACTCTATAAGCAAACCTAAATTTTTAGATAAAACTTATAATTTTTTAGATTTTGGAGGTGTACCAGATGGAGTTACTTTTAATACAGCTGCTTTTAAGCAAGTTATTAAAACGTGTACAGATAATGGTGGAGGAAAAATTGTAATTCCAGCTGGGAAATATTTAACAGGTGCTATTCATTTAGAAAATAATGTTAATCTTCATTTAGAAGAGGGAGCAGAAATATTATTTAGCACAAACCCGAAAGATTATTATCCATTAGTTGCGACCTCATATGAAGGGGTAGAATTAATGAATTACTCACCTTTAATTTATGTAAAAAATAAAAAAAATGTCGCTATTACTGGTAAAGGTGTTTTAAATGGTCAGGCAAGTAATAATAATTGGTGGAAATGGTGCGGAAAAGATACTTATGGTTATAAGAAAGGAGATCCTATGCAAAGAGATAGTTTAAATCTGCCAAGATTAATGGATATGGGGCAAAATAATGTTCCTTTAAATGATAGAATCTTTGGAGATGGACACTATTTACGTCCAAATTTTATTGAATTTTATGAATGCGAAAGTGTAATGCTAGAAGGGGTTAAAATAATTAACGCACCTTTTTGGATTATACATCCCTTTAAATCTAAAAACATTATTGTAGATGGAGTAACTGTTGAAAGTCACGGGCCTAATAATGATGGTTGTGACCCTGAGTACTCTAAAAACGTACTAATAAAAAATTGCATATTTAATACTGGTGATGATTGTATTGCAATAAAAGCGGGTAGAGATGCAGAAGGTAGAAGAGTGGGTATTAAAAGCGAAAATATTGTGGTGCAAAATTGTAATATGATAGATGGACATGGAGGGGTTGTAATTGGAAGTGAAATGTCTGCAGGAGTAAAAAATGTATATGTAGAAAACTGTAAAATGAATAGCCCTAATTTAGATAGAGCTATTAGATTAAAAACAAATTCTAGAAGAGGTGGAGTAATAGATGGTGTATATGTAAGAGATTTAGAAGTTGGTCAAGTAAAAGAAGCTGTTTTAAAATTAAATATGCATTATGCTACTTATGTAAATCAAACAGGGGAATTTATTCCAGAAATTAAGAATATTTTGTTAGAAAATATTAAAGTTAAAAATGGTGGTTACTATGCTATTTTAGCAAAAGGTTATGAGCAGTCTAAAATAAACAACGTAACACTTAAAAATGTAGTTATAGAAAAAGTAGATAATGCTTTTTCAATAGAACATTTATCAAATTTAAAATTAATAGATACTTACATAAACGGTTCATTAATGCAAAGTCCAAAACAACCAAATTAA
- a CDS encoding alpha/beta hydrolase, with product MKHIAVFIFFLFTTNFFAFQKQNIDTSYTINSAFNKYKKSFPKIKIVPLSRFKNVSEINNIIYKSLKSRNLKLDAFINKRKNNPAVVLVHGGGWKSGNKSHMHALAQNIASKGYSCFAIEYRLADEAKYPKGIFDVKSAIKFIKLNAKRFHTDSSKVVILGASSGAQMATLVGTTNNNIKFEEEVNNIVSATVKAIINLDGILAFKHPESKEGKMASLWLGGSFRDKPKIWKEASPLFHTDKNTPPILFINSQFKRFHAGRDDMIKILDNYAIYSQIETIPNSPHTFWLFQPYFNDTLKIITQFLKQIFKSN from the coding sequence ATGAAACACATAGCTGTATTTATTTTTTTTCTTTTTACAACCAATTTTTTTGCTTTTCAAAAGCAGAATATAGATACAAGTTATACAATAAATAGCGCTTTTAATAAGTATAAAAAAAGCTTTCCTAAAATTAAAATTGTACCACTAAGTAGGTTTAAAAATGTTTCTGAAATAAATAATATTATTTACAAAAGCTTAAAGAGTAGAAATCTTAAATTAGATGCTTTTATAAACAAAAGAAAAAATAATCCTGCGGTAGTTTTAGTTCACGGTGGCGGTTGGAAATCAGGCAACAAATCTCATATGCATGCATTGGCTCAAAATATTGCCTCAAAAGGGTACTCTTGTTTTGCTATAGAATATAGGTTAGCTGATGAAGCGAAATATCCTAAAGGAATTTTTGATGTTAAATCTGCAATTAAATTTATTAAATTAAATGCGAAAAGGTTTCATACAGACAGTTCTAAAGTTGTAATATTGGGGGCCTCTTCTGGTGCACAAATGGCAACATTGGTGGGTACTACAAATAATAATATTAAATTTGAAGAAGAGGTAAATAATATAGTTTCTGCTACGGTTAAAGCAATTATAAACTTAGATGGTATTTTGGCTTTTAAGCATCCAGAATCTAAAGAGGGTAAAATGGCAAGTTTATGGTTAGGTGGTTCTTTTAGAGATAAACCAAAAATATGGAAAGAAGCTTCGCCATTATTTCACACAGATAAAAATACACCTCCAATTTTATTTATTAATAGTCAATTTAAAAGATTTCATGCAGGAAGAGATGATATGATTAAAATTTTAGATAATTATGCTATATACAGTCAGATAGAAACAATACCCAATAGCCCTCATACGTTCTGGTTATTTCAACCATATTTTAATGATACGTTAAAAATTATAACTCAATTTTTAAAACAAATTTTTAAATCAAACTAA
- a CDS encoding DUF4861 family protein — MKTIKLIAMMFSVATIIACKSEKKEKIINTTEVVSSPKTYAEISIAEGGKWIDGERGHKEYDGGTSFKNVTELRVPDIHTDHTWYLRYEGPGWESNKVGYRLYLDWRNAIDIFGKKTDSLILSKVGQDGFDSYHEPQSWGQDILKVGKGLGIGSIGRLVDTEMFHFKQVDSTFASIENSLNNSKITINYKGWETANDKIDLKSILSINSDSRITKHTIQSSKAINGIVTGIVDHKVNYLKKESENKKWAYIATYGKQTLVPDNLGMAIFYEKATTSEVKKGEDDYLIEFKPTTESIVFYFLAAWEQEPNGIKTENEFLIYLNEKLSELNTNNTLQ; from the coding sequence ATGAAAACAATAAAATTAATTGCAATGATGTTTTCTGTTGCTACTATTATAGCTTGTAAATCAGAAAAAAAAGAAAAAATAATTAATACTACAGAAGTTGTTTCTTCACCAAAAACATATGCAGAAATTTCTATAGCAGAAGGTGGAAAATGGATTGATGGAGAGAGAGGACATAAAGAATATGATGGAGGAACATCTTTTAAAAATGTTACAGAGTTAAGAGTACCAGACATTCATACAGATCATACATGGTATTTAAGATATGAAGGTCCTGGTTGGGAGAGTAATAAAGTAGGTTATAGATTATATTTAGATTGGCGAAATGCTATAGATATTTTCGGAAAAAAAACAGATTCTTTAATTCTCTCTAAAGTTGGGCAAGATGGCTTCGATTCTTATCATGAGCCGCAATCTTGGGGACAAGATATTTTAAAAGTTGGTAAAGGGTTAGGAATAGGTTCTATTGGAAGATTGGTAGATACAGAAATGTTTCATTTTAAACAAGTAGATTCTACATTTGCTTCCATAGAGAATTCATTAAATAATTCTAAAATTACAATTAATTACAAAGGATGGGAAACAGCTAATGATAAAATAGATTTAAAATCTATTTTAAGTATCAATTCAGATTCTAGAATTACAAAACATACCATTCAATCTTCAAAAGCAATCAACGGAATTGTAACCGGAATTGTAGATCACAAAGTGAATTATTTAAAAAAAGAAAGCGAAAATAAAAAATGGGCATACATTGCTACTTATGGTAAGCAAACATTGGTGCCAGATAATTTAGGAATGGCGATTTTTTATGAAAAAGCAACAACATCAGAAGTTAAAAAAGGAGAAGACGATTATTTAATTGAATTTAAACCAACTACAGAATCTATAGTATTTTATTTTTTAGCAGCTTGGGAGCAAGAACCTAATGGAATTAAAACAGAAAACGAATTTCTTATTTATTTAAATGAAAAGTTATCAGAATTAAACACTAATAATACATTACAATAA
- a CDS encoding glycoside hydrolase family 88/105 protein, with protein MKKTAIILILLTGFFTSCKGEKKEVKKADTVKEITISKDLKWSERMALSIMKRFPKASDVDNHKKLNWNYKHGLLALSFEKLYKKTGDEKYFEYEKGYADELIDSTGTILNYDLEKYNIDNINAGKILFFLYEKTKEERYLTAIKTLRKQLKTHPRTNSGGLWHKKIYPNQMWLDGLYMGQPFLARYISEYEDGKNFDDVAHQFELIYNKTLDKKTGLLLHAWDESKQMGWADKTTGKSPNFWSRSLGWYVMALVDVLDYFPENHPKRDILIQQLNDLSSALVKVQDKTGNWYQVPNFPGREGNYLESSGTAMFAYAFAKGVKKGYLPSEFNEAANKAFDGLVKELVKVDQDGEVHLTQTCKGAGLGGNPYRDASYEYYINEAKRVNNLHGTGPFILAALELNR; from the coding sequence ATGAAAAAAACAGCAATAATACTAATATTACTTACAGGTTTTTTTACAAGTTGTAAAGGGGAAAAAAAAGAAGTTAAGAAAGCAGATACCGTAAAAGAAATTACTATTTCTAAAGATTTAAAATGGTCTGAACGTATGGCATTGTCAATAATGAAACGTTTTCCAAAAGCAAGTGATGTAGATAATCACAAGAAACTAAACTGGAATTACAAACATGGTTTATTGGCTTTGTCTTTTGAGAAACTGTATAAAAAAACTGGAGATGAAAAATATTTTGAATATGAAAAAGGATATGCAGATGAATTAATAGATAGCACAGGAACTATTTTAAATTATGATTTAGAGAAATATAATATCGATAATATCAATGCAGGAAAAATTCTGTTTTTTTTGTATGAAAAAACAAAAGAAGAAAGATATTTAACAGCCATTAAAACATTAAGAAAACAATTAAAAACACATCCAAGAACTAATTCTGGTGGACTTTGGCATAAAAAAATATATCCAAATCAAATGTGGTTAGATGGTTTATATATGGGACAACCATTTTTGGCAAGGTATATTTCTGAATATGAAGATGGAAAGAATTTTGACGATGTTGCACACCAGTTTGAACTTATTTATAACAAAACATTAGATAAAAAAACTGGGTTATTATTACACGCTTGGGACGAAAGCAAACAAATGGGTTGGGCGGATAAAACAACTGGTAAATCTCCAAATTTTTGGTCTAGATCTTTAGGTTGGTATGTTATGGCTTTGGTAGATGTGTTAGATTATTTTCCAGAGAACCACCCAAAAAGAGACATATTAATTCAACAACTAAATGATTTATCTTCTGCTTTAGTGAAAGTACAAGACAAAACAGGTAATTGGTATCAAGTTCCTAATTTTCCAGGTAGAGAAGGTAATTATTTAGAATCTTCTGGTACAGCAATGTTTGCGTATGCTTTTGCAAAAGGAGTTAAAAAAGGCTATTTACCTTCAGAGTTTAATGAAGCTGCTAATAAAGCTTTTGATGGTTTGGTTAAAGAGTTGGTTAAAGTAGATCAAGATGGTGAAGTGCATTTAACACAAACTTGTAAAGGTGCTGGTTTAGGCGGAAATCCATACAGAGATGCATCATATGAATATTATATAAACGAAGCAAAAAGAGTAAATAACTTACATGGTACAGGGCCATTTATTTTGGCTGCTTTAGAATTAAACAGATAA
- a CDS encoding SusC/RagA family TonB-linked outer membrane protein, with product MNIKFLHKKCIKHFATLLLLFGVFGVNSILAQKDKTVKGIITDSETNSPLPGVNILEKGTNNGTYTDFNGNYSITLKNANSTLIISYLGYSSKEVVVSGKSKIDISLSPDEQSLDEIVVVGYGTVKKKDLTGTVSTVSAAAITEKNATNPLEAIQGNIAGVQISSATGRVGDGFNMTIRGTNSLSGGSPLFVVDGVFVDDISFLNPQDISRMDVLKDASSSAIYGSRGANGVVIVTTKNGSNAKSGFNVSLETSYGVKATTRLPKMMGGEKWWKYHQSAYFATTNGGDASTTTADMLAGSVVGSANALLLERANKNQVFDWYDAVLSSGIQQNNYVNISGRAENGLAYNLGLGMQKETGNIANESIDKYTLKLGVNHKINDKISAGSNITIAKTNEQFGSSVAMRDAFRLNPFLSPWAIDDNGNELVGELFPQPGKLTYPTNGNFAINKTSTYNPLLEIANTDDERRRWKILGNVYFEYKPLEWLSLKTTYSGGYTNSTRGKAWGALTNTGLSNKNLPSSELSTSENFNYTWDNQFNIKHDLNEDHSFNLLGLQSIYSNTTESSFLSSREQPFNTGFNNVGSGNSSTFNLGSAFIKNTLSSYALRLNYAFKDRYLFTLSNRWDGSSVLSEGNKWESFPSAAFAWKINEENFLSDNNTISNLKARVSFGYTGNDNVPSYSTLNTLDQQLFYDFDGATANGWLASSLANKTLTWEKTREVNFGVDFGFLNNRISGSLDVYDRLSEGQIGRQSLPLELGVPSGSTFANFGSISNKGVEILLTTKNIQKENFSWETTFTFTKNTNSLEEINGQSEVDDIGNNWFIGESLNSYYNFVFDGIWQPSEAAEAASFGQTPGQAKVKDLNGDGKIDANNDRTILGNSDPSWSGSIISNLRVGDFDLSISVFTNQGVFAYSEFHQNFTDVRDRGRQKLDIADWYIPENAAGIPAQFSNSYPQPRNAGTYWRNDRVGYYRDASFIKIKNIAVGYTFNRDLLDKLKIKGLRIYANVLNPFVITDYDGYDPEWATASFNVGRVSSATYQLGLSLKF from the coding sequence ATGAACATTAAATTCTTACACAAAAAATGCATTAAGCATTTTGCAACCTTACTATTACTTTTTGGGGTTTTTGGAGTTAACTCCATTTTGGCTCAGAAGGATAAAACAGTTAAAGGTATTATTACAGATTCTGAAACAAATTCACCACTACCAGGAGTAAATATTTTAGAAAAAGGAACCAACAATGGTACTTATACAGATTTCAACGGAAATTATTCTATTACTTTAAAAAATGCTAATTCTACCTTAATTATATCTTATCTTGGCTATAGTTCTAAAGAAGTAGTCGTTAGTGGAAAGAGTAAAATAGATATTAGCTTATCTCCAGACGAACAGTCTTTAGATGAAATAGTTGTGGTGGGTTACGGTACAGTAAAGAAAAAAGACTTAACAGGTACAGTAAGTACGGTTAGTGCAGCTGCAATTACAGAAAAGAATGCTACAAACCCTCTAGAAGCCATACAGGGTAATATTGCGGGTGTGCAAATTTCATCGGCAACTGGTAGAGTTGGTGATGGTTTTAATATGACAATTAGAGGAACAAATTCGTTAAGTGGAGGTAGTCCGTTATTTGTTGTAGATGGGGTATTTGTAGATGATATTAGTTTTTTAAATCCACAAGATATTTCTAGGATGGATGTGCTAAAAGATGCATCATCATCTGCAATTTATGGTTCTAGAGGAGCAAATGGTGTTGTAATTGTTACAACCAAAAACGGTTCAAATGCAAAATCTGGTTTTAATGTTTCTTTAGAAACCTCTTATGGTGTAAAAGCTACTACAAGATTACCAAAAATGATGGGTGGAGAAAAATGGTGGAAATATCACCAATCTGCTTATTTTGCAACAACGAATGGTGGAGATGCATCAACTACAACAGCAGATATGTTAGCAGGTTCTGTTGTTGGTTCTGCAAATGCATTATTATTAGAAAGAGCAAATAAAAATCAAGTATTCGATTGGTATGATGCTGTTTTATCTTCTGGAATTCAGCAAAATAACTATGTAAACATAAGTGGTAGAGCAGAAAACGGTTTAGCTTATAATTTAGGTTTAGGAATGCAAAAAGAAACAGGAAATATTGCTAATGAGTCTATAGATAAGTATACCTTAAAATTAGGTGTAAATCATAAGATAAATGATAAAATTTCTGCAGGATCTAACATAACTATAGCTAAAACTAACGAGCAATTTGGAAGTTCTGTTGCAATGAGAGATGCTTTTAGATTAAATCCATTTTTATCGCCTTGGGCTATAGATGACAATGGGAACGAGTTAGTGGGAGAATTATTTCCACAACCAGGTAAATTAACATACCCAACAAACGGTAATTTTGCTATTAATAAAACTAGTACATATAACCCATTATTAGAAATTGCAAATACAGATGATGAGAGAAGAAGATGGAAAATATTAGGAAATGTATATTTTGAATACAAACCTTTAGAATGGTTAAGTTTAAAAACAACATATTCTGGTGGTTATACAAACTCAACAAGAGGAAAAGCTTGGGGAGCCTTAACTAATACGGGTCTTAGTAATAAAAACTTACCTTCGTCAGAATTATCTACTAGTGAAAACTTTAACTATACTTGGGATAATCAATTTAATATAAAACACGATTTAAATGAAGACCATTCATTTAACTTATTAGGTTTACAAAGTATTTACTCTAACACTACAGAAAGCTCTTTTCTAAGTTCTAGAGAACAACCTTTTAACACAGGGTTTAATAATGTTGGTTCTGGTAATTCAAGTACTTTTAATTTAGGTTCTGCTTTTATAAAAAATACTTTAAGCTCTTATGCTTTAAGATTAAATTATGCGTTTAAAGATAGATACTTGTTTACATTATCTAATAGATGGGATGGTTCTTCTGTATTATCTGAAGGCAACAAGTGGGAATCTTTTCCTTCTGCAGCATTTGCGTGGAAAATTAACGAAGAAAACTTTTTAAGCGACAATAATACTATTTCAAACTTAAAAGCTAGAGTTAGTTTTGGGTATACAGGTAATGATAATGTACCTTCATATTCTACATTAAATACTTTAGATCAACAATTATTTTATGATTTTGATGGAGCAACTGCAAATGGTTGGTTGGCTTCTTCTTTAGCAAATAAAACTCTTACTTGGGAAAAAACTAGAGAAGTTAATTTTGGTGTAGATTTTGGGTTTTTAAACAATAGAATTTCTGGTAGTTTAGATGTTTATGATAGATTATCTGAAGGACAAATTGGTAGACAAAGTTTACCTTTAGAGTTAGGTGTACCAAGTGGTAGTACTTTTGCAAACTTTGGATCTATTAGTAACAAAGGGGTAGAAATTCTATTAACTACTAAAAATATTCAAAAAGAAAATTTTTCTTGGGAAACTACTTTTACCTTTACTAAAAATACAAATAGTTTAGAGGAGATTAATGGGCAGTCAGAAGTTGATGATATTGGTAATAACTGGTTTATTGGAGAATCTTTAAACTCTTATTATAACTTTGTTTTTGACGGTATATGGCAACCAAGTGAAGCAGCAGAAGCTGCAAGTTTTGGTCAAACTCCAGGGCAGGCAAAAGTTAAAGATTTAAATGGTGATGGTAAAATAGACGCAAACAACGACAGAACTATTTTGGGTAACTCAGATCCTTCTTGGTCAGGAAGTATTATTTCTAATTTAAGAGTTGGAGATTTCGACTTATCTATTTCTGTATTCACAAATCAAGGTGTGTTTGCTTATAGTGAATTTCATCAAAACTTTACAGACGTTAGAGATAGAGGTAGACAAAAATTAGATATTGCAGATTGGTATATTCCTGAAAATGCTGCTGGTATTCCTGCACAATTTTCAAACTCTTATCCACAACCTAGAAATGCTGGTACGTATTGGAGAAACGATAGAGTAGGGTATTATAGAGATGCTTCATTTATAAAAATTAAGAACATTGCTGTTGGTTATACTTTTAATAGAGATTTGTTAGATAAATTAAAAATTAAAGGACTTAGAATTTATGCAAATGTGTTAAATCCTTTTGTAATAACAGATTATGATGGTTATGACCCAGAATGGGCAACAGCATCATTTAACGTAGGTAGAGTTAGTTCTGCTACATATCAATTAGGATTAAGTTTAAAATTTTAA